Proteins from a single region of Chromobacterium sp. ATCC 53434:
- a CDS encoding ABC transporter ATP-binding protein, producing MIKLSNITKLHIGGEVQTRALNGVDLEIEAGEYVAVTGPSGCGKSTLLSLLGLLDVPNSGEYWFDGHNVAGWSEARLNRLRRGRIGFIFQSFNLIEELTVRENVALALEYSDVPAAERKARVSAALERLGVSHRAGHRPSQLSGGQQQRVAIARALVAEPALLLADEPTGNLDSAHGDEVMKMLREINADGTTVVMVTHSPSHAAQASRTINMLDGRVVVDALQL from the coding sequence ATGATCAAGCTGAGCAATATCACCAAGCTGCATATCGGCGGAGAGGTGCAGACCCGCGCGCTGAACGGCGTCGATCTGGAAATCGAGGCCGGCGAGTACGTCGCCGTCACCGGGCCGTCCGGTTGCGGCAAGTCGACGCTGCTGTCGCTGCTGGGGCTGCTGGACGTGCCGAACAGCGGCGAGTACTGGTTCGACGGACACAATGTGGCCGGCTGGAGCGAGGCCAGGCTGAACCGCCTGCGGCGCGGCCGCATCGGCTTCATCTTCCAGAGCTTCAATCTGATCGAGGAATTGACGGTGCGCGAAAACGTGGCGCTGGCGCTGGAGTATTCCGATGTGCCGGCGGCCGAGCGCAAGGCCAGGGTGTCGGCCGCGCTGGAGCGGCTGGGCGTCAGCCACCGGGCCGGACACCGGCCCTCGCAGCTGTCCGGCGGCCAGCAGCAGCGCGTGGCGATCGCCCGAGCGCTGGTGGCGGAACCGGCGCTGCTGCTGGCCGACGAGCCGACCGGCAATCTGGACAGCGCCCATGGCGACGAGGTGATGAAGATGCTGCGCGAGATCAACGCCGACGGCACCACCGTGGTGATGGTCACCCACTCGCCGTCGCACGCCGCCCAGGCTTCGCGCACCATCAATATGCTGGACGGCCGCGTCGTCGTCGACGCGCTGCAGTTGTGA
- a CDS encoding efflux RND transporter periplasmic adaptor subunit produces the protein MSASREAELPVSGAAMDEAVARKRWFRRRPAWLLAPLLALAGVAAWWTWQPAGLRVAAGEVQIAAVAAGTFSDEVVLRATVQPAQSVLLDLVEGGRVDEVLAHDGDRVRAGQVLARLSNPQRQLDLLARKSDLAQQYANLSSTREQLEATRSDYRRRLSDLALKLKQQERQYRRDAALAAQGFISAAALEDSRDRLQQYRDDYRDEQKSREQELDIKRDALRQMRQAQDELSRGTRMAADSLAALSLRAPMDGQLTNFNLQVGSSLKPGDRAGRVDSLGSYKLNAQVDEFYLGRVRRGQRAGIELDGRTLPARVGTINPQVQDGHFQLELQFDGKPDAALSAGQGLDGRLTLGEPVRGLVLPAGAFVNDTGGTWAMVLSGDGGSAERRAIRIGRRSQTQLEILGGLKAGDRVIVSSYAGFGKYRQLTLQP, from the coding sequence GTGAGCGCCTCTCGGGAGGCGGAACTGCCGGTCAGCGGCGCGGCGATGGACGAGGCGGTGGCGCGCAAGCGCTGGTTCCGGCGCCGTCCGGCCTGGTTGCTCGCGCCGCTGCTGGCGCTGGCCGGCGTCGCGGCGTGGTGGACCTGGCAGCCGGCCGGCCTGCGCGTTGCCGCCGGCGAGGTGCAGATCGCGGCGGTGGCGGCCGGCACTTTCAGCGACGAGGTGGTTCTGCGCGCCACGGTGCAGCCGGCGCAGTCGGTGCTGCTGGACCTGGTGGAGGGCGGCCGGGTGGACGAGGTGCTGGCGCATGACGGCGACCGGGTCCGCGCCGGCCAGGTGCTGGCGCGGCTGTCCAATCCGCAGCGCCAGCTGGACTTGCTGGCGCGCAAGTCCGATCTGGCGCAGCAGTACGCCAATCTGTCGTCCACCCGCGAGCAGCTGGAGGCGACGCGCAGCGACTACCGCCGCCGGCTCAGCGATCTGGCGCTGAAGCTGAAGCAGCAGGAGCGGCAATACCGGCGCGACGCGGCGCTGGCGGCGCAGGGCTTTATTTCCGCGGCGGCGCTGGAGGATTCGCGCGATCGCCTGCAGCAGTACCGCGACGACTACCGCGACGAGCAGAAAAGCCGGGAGCAGGAGCTGGACATCAAGCGGGACGCGCTGCGGCAGATGCGGCAGGCGCAGGACGAGCTGAGCCGCGGCACGCGGATGGCGGCCGACAGCCTGGCCGCGCTGTCGCTGCGCGCGCCGATGGACGGGCAGCTGACCAATTTCAATCTGCAGGTGGGCAGCTCGCTGAAGCCGGGCGATCGGGCCGGCCGGGTCGACAGCCTGGGCAGCTACAAGCTGAACGCCCAGGTGGACGAGTTCTATCTCGGCCGGGTCCGGCGCGGTCAGCGCGCCGGCATCGAACTGGACGGCCGCACGCTGCCGGCGCGGGTCGGCACGATCAATCCGCAGGTGCAGGACGGACATTTCCAGCTGGAGCTGCAGTTCGACGGCAAGCCGGACGCCGCGCTCAGCGCCGGCCAGGGCCTGGACGGCCGGCTGACGCTGGGCGAGCCGGTGCGCGGGCTGGTGCTGCCGGCCGGCGCCTTCGTCAACGACACCGGCGGAACGTGGGCGATGGTGCTGAGCGGCGACGGCGGCAGCGCCGAGCGCCGCGCGATCCGCATCGGCCGCCGCAGCCAGACCCAGCTGGAAATCCTGGGAGGACTGAAGGCGGGAGACAGGGTCATCGTCTCCTCCTATGCCGGTTTCGGCAAGTATCGGCAGCTGACGCTGCAACCATAA
- a CDS encoding sigma-54 dependent transcriptional regulator, which translates to MSKPCILLIEDDADVALAARLLLRKLGDCVHLPHPDRLDDFLARQTPDAVLLDMNYTPGAVSGAEGLAVLARLRALPAPPPVIVLTAYADVPLAVAALKQGAQDFVTKPWDNDKLCQTVAGALAQTGGADAASTAPALLGESAAMDRLRAMIARVAPTEANVLILGENGVGKELVAQAIHQASRRAGGPFQSVDMGALPESTFDSELFGHRKGAFTDARSDRSGRFQSAAGGTLFLDEIGNLPLAGQAKLLTALERRQITPLGADRPEALDVRVLSATNLDETRLHDPLHFRRDLLFRLNTIVLRVPPLRERRDDVPLLARHYLAHYAAQYGKPARPLTAAAAAALADHDWPGNVRALRHACERAVILAQGDEYSAADFDLGPAALPAVGALSGDAPLKLDERERAAIRQALDSCAGNVSHAARLLGLSRAALYRRMEKHGL; encoded by the coding sequence ATGAGCAAGCCCTGCATTCTGCTGATCGAAGACGACGCCGACGTCGCGCTGGCCGCGCGGCTGCTGCTGCGCAAGCTGGGCGACTGCGTCCACCTGCCCCACCCTGACCGGCTGGACGACTTCCTGGCCCGGCAGACGCCGGACGCGGTGCTGCTGGACATGAACTACACGCCCGGCGCCGTCTCCGGGGCCGAGGGCCTGGCCGTGCTCGCCAGGCTGCGCGCGCTGCCGGCGCCGCCGCCGGTCATCGTGCTGACCGCCTACGCCGACGTGCCGCTGGCGGTGGCCGCGCTGAAACAGGGCGCGCAGGACTTCGTCACCAAACCCTGGGACAACGACAAGCTCTGCCAGACCGTGGCCGGCGCGCTGGCCCAGACCGGCGGCGCGGACGCGGCGTCGACCGCGCCGGCGCTGCTTGGCGAATCGGCCGCGATGGACCGCCTGCGCGCGATGATAGCCAGAGTCGCGCCGACCGAGGCCAATGTGCTGATACTCGGCGAGAACGGCGTAGGCAAGGAATTGGTGGCCCAGGCCATCCACCAGGCCTCGCGCCGCGCCGGCGGCCCGTTCCAGAGCGTGGACATGGGGGCGCTGCCGGAATCGACCTTCGACAGCGAGCTGTTCGGCCACCGCAAGGGGGCCTTCACCGACGCGCGAAGCGACCGCAGCGGCCGCTTCCAGAGCGCCGCCGGCGGCACGCTGTTCCTCGACGAAATCGGCAATCTGCCGCTGGCCGGCCAGGCCAAGCTGCTGACCGCGCTGGAGCGGCGCCAGATCACGCCGCTGGGCGCAGACCGGCCGGAAGCGCTGGACGTGCGCGTGCTCAGCGCCACCAATCTGGACGAGACCCGGCTGCACGATCCCCTGCATTTCCGCCGCGACCTGCTGTTCCGCCTGAACACCATCGTGCTGCGCGTGCCGCCGCTGCGCGAGCGGCGCGATGACGTCCCGCTGCTGGCCCGGCACTATCTCGCCCATTACGCCGCGCAGTATGGCAAGCCGGCCCGGCCGCTGACAGCGGCGGCGGCGGCGGCGCTGGCCGATCACGACTGGCCCGGCAATGTGCGCGCGCTGCGCCACGCCTGCGAGCGGGCGGTGATCCTGGCCCAAGGCGACGAATATAGCGCCGCCGACTTCGATCTGGGACCGGCCGCCCTTCCGGCCGTCGGCGCCCTCTCCGGCGACGCGCCGCTGAAGCTGGACGAGCGGGAACGCGCCGCCATCCGCCAGGCGCTGGACAGCTGCGCCGGCAATGTCAGCCACGCCGCCCGCCTGCTCGGACTGTCGCGCGCCGCGCTGTACCGCCGGATGGAAAAGCATGGTCTTTAA
- a CDS encoding PAS domain-containing sensor histidine kinase produces MVFKRSAASIACCGVLLLGCGAGAGLCAASPRLATLWLIAALPLLIWLSRAARGGGAPPLETEPPAQPARQSAQAMQEIRLEHAPLALFRLSGEQAEPLNARARRLVAPGYASEPEALYRQLLRQQDERQWIRFDTERGVERALAASSSLIIDGRQEKLLALLPLESELEAETLRAWQQLVHVLTHEIMNSLTPVASLSRSAGALLAEASASIPAELGQELDIAFAAISRRADSLADFVGSYRSLSALPEPKPEVVALSGLFERLQALVAPGWRERGGEASFRVEPATLEVRVDAGQLEQALINLIKNAFEATAGQPRARLEVIASPGRGGRLRLEVCDNGPGVAEDRIEQIFTPFYSTKAKGRGIGLALVRQLVNGNGGTVRYARNLGGGARLILTF; encoded by the coding sequence ATGGTCTTTAAACGTTCCGCCGCAAGCATCGCCTGTTGCGGCGTCCTGCTGCTGGGCTGCGGCGCCGGCGCCGGACTCTGCGCCGCCTCGCCCAGGCTGGCGACGCTGTGGCTGATCGCCGCGCTGCCGTTGCTGATATGGCTGTCGCGCGCCGCGCGAGGCGGCGGCGCGCCGCCGCTCGAGACCGAACCGCCGGCGCAGCCGGCCAGGCAAAGCGCCCAGGCCATGCAGGAGATCCGGCTCGAACACGCGCCGCTGGCGCTGTTCCGGCTCAGCGGTGAACAGGCCGAGCCGCTGAACGCCCGCGCCCGGCGGCTGGTGGCCCCCGGCTACGCCAGCGAACCGGAGGCGCTGTACCGCCAGTTGCTGCGACAGCAGGACGAACGCCAGTGGATACGCTTCGACACCGAGCGCGGCGTCGAGCGCGCGCTGGCCGCCAGCAGCAGCCTGATCATAGACGGCAGGCAGGAAAAGCTGCTGGCGCTGCTGCCGCTGGAAAGCGAGCTGGAGGCCGAGACGCTGCGCGCCTGGCAGCAATTGGTGCACGTGCTGACGCACGAGATCATGAATTCGCTGACGCCGGTGGCCTCGCTGTCGCGCAGCGCCGGCGCGCTGCTGGCGGAAGCCTCCGCCTCGATACCGGCCGAGCTGGGCCAAGAACTGGACATCGCCTTCGCCGCGATCAGCCGCCGCGCCGACAGCCTGGCCGACTTCGTCGGCAGCTACCGCAGCCTGTCGGCGCTGCCCGAACCCAAGCCCGAGGTGGTGGCGCTGAGCGGGCTGTTCGAGCGCCTGCAGGCGCTGGTGGCGCCCGGCTGGCGCGAACGCGGCGGCGAGGCCAGCTTCCGCGTGGAGCCGGCCACGCTGGAAGTGCGCGTCGACGCCGGCCAGCTGGAACAGGCGCTGATCAATCTGATCAAGAACGCCTTCGAGGCCACCGCCGGCCAGCCGCGCGCCCGGCTCGAGGTGATCGCCAGTCCCGGCCGCGGCGGCCGCTTGCGGCTGGAAGTGTGCGACAACGGCCCCGGCGTGGCCGAAGACCGCATCGAGCAGATCTTCACCCCGTTCTACTCCACCAAGGCCAAGGGGCGCGGCATCGGCCTGGCGCTGGTGCGACAGCTGGTCAACGGCAACGGCGGCACCGTGCGCTACGCTCGCAATCTGGGCGGCGGCGCGCGGCTGATCCTGACATTCTGA